The uncultured Mailhella sp. genome segment AAGAGACTTACCAAGCAGAAATGCCTTTTGACAGTCTTTAGGAAACACTTCCTTATGACGTTTAAGTTTTTCCGAAGCGTCGAACAGCTCCATATGATAGGCGCTGTAATCCTTAACCTGCATCGTATCGGTGCACAGCATTGTGGTGCAAGATCTAAAAACACGCCTAAAGAAATATTCTGTTTTGACTACAATATCCAAGGAAAAAGGACTCGGAAACGGAGGCTGTCTTGCAACAACTTCTTCATCCGTAATATTCATAGTGTAAATGAGACCTATCGGCTTAACACCTTGATAAAGAGAACGCTCTCCTTTTGAATATTGAGAAAGAGGGAAAAGGAGGCGTTCCATGAAAGCCCTGAACGCCGCCGATTCAGTATAAAAATATATGGGCGTCCCCAACAGTACGGCATCTGCTTCCAGTACATCTTTCAGAACAGGCGTAAGATCATCCTGTAAAGCACACTTTCCCGTCTGAGGTCTTTTTCTGCTCTTGCATATGAAACAACTCCGACAAGGGCTGAAAATCATGCTTCCAATATGATATATGGCCGTTTCCGCACCGGCTTCCTCCGCTCCCTTAAGAGCATGCTGAAGCAACGTTGCCGTATTGAAATTTTTTCGTGGACTTCCATTAATAGCAATGACGCGCATGTGAACCTCTTTTCCCGATAAATTATGCATATTGTCCGGGAGCAGATCGTGCTCGAAAGCATGATCCGCTCCCGAAGCGTCGATATTTCTATCTTAGTTGCCGATGCTCAATTTAAGATGCAGAAGGCGGGCGGCATTCTTCCAGAGAAACTTTTCCCGGGGAATGGGAAGCCACGGCCGATCCAGAGATTCCCTCAGCGCCTGGCTGAGTCCACGAATGGGATAAGAGCTTGCGTACAACACCTGATCCTGAAGCATGTGGTTGTACATCATAATCTGGTCATCCACGGTGTTGATGAACGGGAAATAGAAGTAGCTGTCGGGCAGAGAATAAATATTCTTGTACCGCACACAGATACCCATAAATTCCACCAGCTTCGGGTAGCAGGAATGAGGAACGACAATGGGCATGTCGGGACAGGCGATGGCAATGTCCTCAATATCCTTGGGATCGTTCCAGCTGGTGTCTTCGCCACAGAGCCAGTTCAGCGTAATGACGAGAATAAGACCTTCGGCCGCCACCGCGCGATAGAAGTCCATAAGGCTCGGATCATTGACTCGATAGCACTTATCCAGCCAGAACGGCTCGACACATATGCCCTTCATGCCAAGGCTCTTCATGCGACGAATCTGAGCAAAGGCATCGGGGGCCGTCGGATCAAGCGCGGGCATGCCGACGAAGCGCCCCGGATACAGATTCATAAAGTCGAGGATTTCTTCCGGCGTGACATTGCCGGATCCTACGGAAGTCGTTTTCGTCACACGCCCCACGATGACGCCGAGATCCACGCCGGCCTCATCCATTTCGGCCATGAACTGACCATAGTCGCCGGTAACGACCGAAGGAACATATTCACGCCCTTCCGACATCAGCGTGAAGGGGCCGGGAGGCGGAGATATCCAGGCCTTGAACAAACCGGTTTCACGAAAACTCTTGAAGGGAGGACGCACACGAAAGTCAATAATCATAACAAACCTCCGGGAAAAAACGCAGAAGTGCTGCGGTATCAGTCATCGGCAGAAACGAGTTTCAAGTTCAGCAGGCGGGCGGCGTTCTTCCAGAGAAACTTTTCTCTGGGTTCCGGCAGCCAGTCCAGATCAAGCGAATGCTGCAACGACTGCTTGAAGCCTCGGATGGGATAAGAACTTCCGAACAGCACCTGATCCTGAAGCATATGGTTGTACATGATCATCTGGTCTTTCACCGTATTCACAAACGGGAAATAGACATAACTTTCAGGAACGAGGTAAATGTTGGGATAACGCACCGCTATGGCCATGAGCTCCACGCCGCGCGGCCAGCAGGCATGAGTAACGAGAATGGGAAGATCGGGAAAAGCCTTGGCCACCTGCTCCAGATGGAAAGGATCATTCGTGGAAGAATGATAGCCGCAGTTGAAGTTCAACGTCGTGTTGAACAGCATGTGCTTTTCCTGAAGATACTCATAAATAGGAAAAAGGCGCTTGTCGTTGAGATTCATGGGCGTCTGGCACCAGAACGGCTCCATGCAAATGGCCGGCATGCCGAGTTCCAGAGCATGGTCGATCTGAGCAAAGGCGTCCTTGTCCTCTGGATCGAGCGCCGGCATGCCGATAAAACGTCCGGGATACTTCTTGCACACGGCATCCAGCTCATCGGCCGTGATGTTTCCGCTGCCCTTGTCGTGAGACTTGCTCATGCGACCGATGATGACGGCAATGTCTATGCCCGTTTCGTCCATTTCTCTGACGAATGCGTCCATATCACCGTCCATCGAAGGATCTTTGATGCGCCCTTCCCACTGACACTGATAGCCAAGCTCGGGATCGGTCCATACATGGAAGGCTCCAGAGTTCAAATAACTGGGAATAGGAGGACGTACACGAAAATCAATAATCATTCTACCCGATTCCTTTTTTAGAAAGTGATTCTTTTCGGGGAATGCCGGCGAAACCGGTCTCCTGATTTTGTGTCTTGCAAAAATGATACCAAATTATTCTCAAGAATCCGTGGAAGTTAAAAAAATAAAATATAACAAATACGGAATATTACAAATAACTTTATTTTTTTCATTTCACCGACGACATGATTTTTTTTGCACAAATGGAAATTTTCTCTCAACATTTATGCATCACGAGAATATACTGGACTTTTTATAATATATTGATATATATAAATTATATATATTTTTATATAATTTTCCCATTTTTTTGACGACATTCATGCATCTATATTTTTTTATTTTTTATGTAATAACTAGTTGTTTTATATATAAATATTATATTATCACGTTTTTTATCCGATGCTAAAATGCATCATTCGTCATTATCAGGAGGCATGCACATGGATGATCTTGAAAAATTTTTCCTGGAGAACAAGGAAACTCTGAAGGAACTGGCCAACAGCATGCCCTTCTCCGTATGGATCAATAATGGCAAGGGCGACATACTCTTTGCCAATGATTCCATTGTTTCCATGTATGGCGAAGAGCCGAAAGCCATTATCGGACGCAATATCATTTCTCTTGCCGACAACGGCTTTGTGTCCGAGCAGGCTCTTG includes the following:
- a CDS encoding flavodoxin family protein, with the protein product MRVIAINGSPRKNFNTATLLQHALKGAEEAGAETAIYHIGSMIFSPCRSCFICKSRKRPQTGKCALQDDLTPVLKDVLEADAVLLGTPIYFYTESAAFRAFMERLLFPLSQYSKGERSLYQGVKPIGLIYTMNITDEEVVARQPPFPSPFSLDIVVKTEYFFRRVFRSCTTMLCTDTMQVKDYSAYHMELFDASEKLKRHKEVFPKDCQKAFLLGKSLAEGTV
- a CDS encoding amidohydrolase family protein codes for the protein MIIDFRVRPPFKSFRETGLFKAWISPPPGPFTLMSEGREYVPSVVTGDYGQFMAEMDEAGVDLGVIVGRVTKTTSVGSGNVTPEEILDFMNLYPGRFVGMPALDPTAPDAFAQIRRMKSLGMKGICVEPFWLDKCYRVNDPSLMDFYRAVAAEGLILVITLNWLCGEDTSWNDPKDIEDIAIACPDMPIVVPHSCYPKLVEFMGICVRYKNIYSLPDSYFYFPFINTVDDQIMMYNHMLQDQVLYASSYPIRGLSQALRESLDRPWLPIPREKFLWKNAARLLHLKLSIGN
- a CDS encoding amidohydrolase family protein is translated as MIIDFRVRPPIPSYLNSGAFHVWTDPELGYQCQWEGRIKDPSMDGDMDAFVREMDETGIDIAVIIGRMSKSHDKGSGNITADELDAVCKKYPGRFIGMPALDPEDKDAFAQIDHALELGMPAICMEPFWCQTPMNLNDKRLFPIYEYLQEKHMLFNTTLNFNCGYHSSTNDPFHLEQVAKAFPDLPILVTHACWPRGVELMAIAVRYPNIYLVPESYVYFPFVNTVKDQMIMYNHMLQDQVLFGSSYPIRGFKQSLQHSLDLDWLPEPREKFLWKNAARLLNLKLVSADD